A single window of Sphingobacteriales bacterium DNA harbors:
- a CDS encoding anthranilate synthase component I family protein yields MSQTVYLKRAEQVLDDIRAGLVYELNLCQAFESEGTAINALEVFQNLNRRAQAPFSAYMHLGDMYLLCASPERFLKKADDVLISQPIKGTIRRGSTPQEDEQLKQALQNNPKERSENIMIVDLVRNDLTPFAKIGSIAVEELCEVYSFATVHQLISTVKAVLKEPQRDAVAALKVAFPMGSMTGCPKIKAMEQIEQYETRRRGLFSGAVGYFAPNGDFDFNVVIRSILYRGQGAKVSVQAGSALTIESQPLAEYQECLLKAEALQGAVNRGD; encoded by the coding sequence ATGAGCCAGACCGTTTATCTGAAACGCGCCGAGCAGGTATTAGACGATATTCGCGCGGGATTGGTCTATGAACTCAATTTGTGTCAGGCTTTTGAAAGTGAAGGAACAGCTATCAACGCTTTGGAGGTGTTTCAAAACCTCAACCGGCGGGCGCAAGCTCCTTTTTCGGCATATATGCACCTCGGCGATATGTATTTGTTGTGCGCCAGTCCGGAGCGTTTTTTAAAAAAAGCGGACGATGTATTGATTTCGCAACCCATTAAAGGCACTATACGGCGCGGCAGCACTCCCCAAGAGGACGAGCAACTGAAACAGGCATTGCAAAATAATCCCAAAGAGCGCAGCGAAAATATAATGATTGTAGATTTGGTACGCAATGATTTAACCCCTTTTGCCAAAATCGGCAGCATTGCGGTAGAAGAATTGTGCGAAGTGTATAGTTTTGCTACGGTGCATCAGTTGATTTCTACCGTAAAGGCAGTATTGAAAGAGCCACAACGCGATGCAGTAGCCGCCTTGAAGGTGGCATTTCCGATGGGTTCGATGACGGGCTGCCCCAAAATAAAAGCGATGGAGCAAATAGAGCAATACGAAACACGGCGGCGCGGCTTGTTTTCGGGGGCGGTGGGTTACTTTGCACCCAACGGCGATTTTGATTTTAATGTGGTGATACGCAGCATTTTGTATCGCGGGCAGGGGGCGAAGGTGTCGGTGCAGGCGGGCAGTGCGCTGACCATTGAAAGCCAGCCACTCGCCGAATATCAGGAATGCCTCCTCAAAGCCGAAGCCCTGCAAGGGGCAGTGAATCGTGGGGATTAG